The following coding sequences lie in one Saccharopolyspora hordei genomic window:
- a CDS encoding energy-coupling factor ABC transporter ATP-binding protein, with amino-acid sequence MIEFEGVGHDYDQRTVLDGVDLRLAEQRVAFVGANGSGKSTLARMINGLVHPTRGRVLVDGVDPARDGRAVRRRVGFVFTHPDSQIVMPTAGEDVAFSLRKQGLSKAERQRRAAEVLAQHGLAGYAEHPAHQLSGGQKQLLALCSMLVLDPDVLVCDEPTTLLDLRNKRHFAEVLAGLRQQVVLVTHDLDLLADFDRVVVLEAGKVVADDEPGPAVRYYRELAG; translated from the coding sequence TTGATCGAGTTCGAAGGTGTCGGGCACGACTACGACCAGCGCACCGTGCTGGACGGCGTGGACCTGCGGCTGGCCGAGCAGCGGGTGGCGTTCGTGGGGGCGAACGGGTCCGGCAAGTCCACGCTGGCCCGGATGATCAACGGCCTGGTGCACCCGACCCGCGGCCGGGTGCTGGTCGACGGCGTCGACCCGGCCCGGGACGGCCGCGCGGTGCGGCGCCGCGTCGGGTTCGTCTTCACCCACCCGGACAGCCAGATCGTGATGCCCACGGCCGGGGAGGACGTGGCGTTCTCGCTGCGCAAGCAGGGCCTGTCCAAGGCCGAGCGGCAGCGCCGGGCGGCCGAGGTGCTGGCCCAGCACGGCCTGGCGGGCTACGCCGAGCACCCCGCGCACCAGCTCTCCGGTGGGCAGAAGCAGCTGCTGGCGCTGTGCTCGATGCTGGTGCTGGACCCGGACGTGCTGGTCTGCGACGAGCCGACGACGCTGCTGGACCTGCGCAACAAGCGCCACTTCGCCGAGGTGCTCGCCGGGCTGCGCCAGCAGGTCGTGCTGGTCACCCACGACCTGGACCTGCTGGCGGACTTCGACCGCGTGGTGGTGCTGGAGGCCGGCAAGGTCGTCGCCGACGACGAACCGGGCCCGGCCGTCCGCTACTACCGGGAGCTGGCCGGATGA
- a CDS encoding energy-coupling factor transporter transmembrane component T family protein yields MNPLGLYEPGTSPVHRAPAGGKLVALLVFAVVTFVLGSPAVLGGCVLAVVLLHGIARVPARRCWQIARVLVPLVLVVFLLQWWMLGLDSAAVVCLRLLAALAAANLFTLTTRVDDVVTAVERGLGPTRRLGVRPERIGLLVGLTLQAVAALSTIATQVREAQRARDADRSLAAFAVPFLVRTLRHADDLGEALAARGVGDD; encoded by the coding sequence ATGAACCCGCTGGGCCTGTACGAACCGGGCACCAGCCCGGTGCACCGCGCGCCGGCGGGCGGGAAGCTCGTCGCGCTGCTGGTGTTCGCGGTGGTGACCTTCGTGCTGGGCTCCCCGGCGGTGCTCGGCGGCTGCGTGCTCGCCGTGGTCCTGCTCCACGGGATCGCGCGCGTCCCGGCCCGCCGCTGCTGGCAGATCGCGCGCGTGCTGGTCCCGCTGGTGCTGGTGGTGTTCCTGCTCCAGTGGTGGATGCTCGGCCTCGACAGCGCGGCCGTGGTCTGCCTGCGCCTGCTCGCCGCCCTCGCCGCGGCCAACCTGTTCACCCTGACCACGCGGGTGGACGACGTGGTCACCGCGGTGGAACGCGGCCTCGGCCCCACCCGCCGCCTGGGTGTCCGCCCGGAGCGGATCGGCCTGCTGGTGGGCCTGACGCTGCAGGCGGTCGCGGCCCTGTCCACGATCGCGACCCAGGTCCGCGAGGCCCAGCGCGCCCGCGACGCGGACCGCTCGCTGGCGGCCTTCGCGGTCCCGTTCCTCGTCCGCACCCTCCGCCACGCCGACGACCTCGGGGAAGCCCTGGCCGCCCGTGGTGTCGGCGACGACTGA